Proteins encoded within one genomic window of Alteribacter populi:
- the pnpS gene encoding two-component system histidine kinase PnpS produces the protein MNSYRAKILLPLTLVVFLVLASLGALLGPLFKEFYFEQMTDRIEKEADVVAFNVYQAGLDDEGKIQQIVSTLADQLDVRITLLSADQQVVAESDVEPDHTKDYSSRPEIEEAVRSGRGKEMRYSNTVGEELLYYTVQLEDEGETVGYLRLALALDELNRIYRDIWVFLFMSFSVAFLVIFALTSKITNQMIVPIEEATRVANQLAQGDFKARTYEGEANETGNLNRSLNVLAENLGQITKTYQMQQEHLETLIENMGSGLLLINAKGDITLANRSCKDIFQEDTNEWLHKLYYKAIKHKQIIKLVQEIFLTEKGKRRQLELPIRIELRHVDVYGAPIIGNNDRLKGIVLVFHDITELKKLEKARKDFVANVSHELKTPVTSLKGFTETLLSGAIEDKELSKKFITIISKESDRLESLIYDLLELSKIEDSQFQLNWQKVDLEEMIEDVKVMLEEPARKKNIDLKVKITGTPFIEGDPLRLKQIIINLMNNAIAYTPEDGVVTVRVREQTETVVVEVEDTGIGMNKKELPRVFERFYRVDRARSRNSGGTGLGLAIVKHLAEAHKAKVDVSSEVNKGTIFMLTFYKDKLHEEKNDS, from the coding sequence ATGAATAGCTACCGGGCCAAGATCCTTCTCCCTTTAACGCTCGTTGTGTTTCTTGTATTGGCAAGCTTAGGAGCTCTGCTCGGCCCTTTATTTAAGGAATTTTATTTCGAGCAAATGACGGATCGTATCGAAAAAGAAGCTGACGTAGTTGCTTTTAATGTCTATCAAGCGGGTTTGGACGATGAAGGTAAAATCCAACAAATTGTGTCTACGTTAGCAGACCAACTAGATGTACGTATTACATTACTTTCAGCCGATCAGCAAGTAGTTGCAGAATCCGATGTCGAGCCTGATCATACGAAGGATTACAGCAGTCGTCCTGAAATTGAAGAAGCAGTCAGGTCTGGAAGAGGCAAAGAAATGCGCTATAGCAATACGGTTGGAGAAGAGCTTCTTTACTATACGGTGCAGTTAGAGGATGAAGGTGAAACGGTTGGCTATTTGAGATTAGCATTAGCCCTTGATGAACTCAATCGCATTTACCGAGATATTTGGGTTTTCTTATTTATGAGCTTTTCAGTCGCTTTTCTAGTAATTTTCGCACTTACGTCGAAAATTACTAACCAGATGATTGTGCCAATTGAAGAAGCGACCCGGGTTGCGAATCAGCTGGCTCAAGGGGATTTTAAAGCACGAACGTATGAAGGAGAAGCAAATGAGACGGGAAATTTGAACCGTTCATTAAATGTGTTAGCAGAAAATCTCGGACAAATTACGAAAACATACCAAATGCAACAAGAGCATTTAGAAACGTTAATCGAAAATATGGGCAGTGGATTGTTGTTGATCAATGCCAAGGGTGATATAACGCTTGCAAATCGTTCATGTAAGGATATTTTCCAAGAAGATACGAACGAGTGGCTTCATAAACTGTACTATAAAGCGATTAAACATAAACAGATTATTAAACTTGTTCAGGAAATCTTCTTGACTGAAAAAGGAAAACGTCGCCAGCTGGAATTGCCGATTCGTATTGAATTAAGGCACGTTGACGTCTACGGTGCTCCTATTATCGGAAATAATGACAGGCTCAAAGGTATCGTTCTCGTATTTCACGATATTACTGAATTAAAAAAACTTGAAAAAGCAAGGAAAGACTTTGTAGCCAATGTTTCACATGAACTAAAAACCCCGGTGACTTCACTGAAAGGTTTTACAGAAACGTTACTGTCAGGAGCTATTGAAGATAAGGAACTAAGTAAAAAATTTATTACGATTATTTCAAAAGAGTCTGATCGATTGGAAAGTTTGATTTATGATCTTCTCGAACTATCCAAAATTGAGGATAGCCAGTTTCAATTAAACTGGCAGAAGGTCGATTTAGAAGAAATGATCGAGGATGTAAAAGTTATGTTAGAGGAACCAGCCAGAAAGAAGAACATTGATTTAAAGGTGAAAATCACAGGGACGCCATTCATTGAAGGGGACCCTCTCCGCCTTAAGCAAATTATCATTAACCTGATGAATAATGCAATCGCGTATACACCCGAAGATGGTGTTGTAACCGTACGGGTCAGAGAGCAAACAGAGACTGTAGTAGTAGAAGTAGAAGACACTGGAATCGGTATGAACAAAAAAGAACTGCCAAGAGTGTTTGAGCGCTTTTACCGTGTTGACAGAGCAAGATCAAGAAATTCAGGGGGCACAGGTTTAGGCTTGGCTATTGTGAAGCACTTAGCTGAAGCCCATAAAGCTAAAGTTGATGTTTCAAGCGAAGTGAATAAAGGGACAATCTTTATGTTAACGTTCTATAAAGACAAGCTACACGAAGAAAAAAATGATAGCTAA
- a CDS encoding MaoC/PaaZ C-terminal domain-containing protein: MFTKKRKLGRGISNLQIGEKVEITKKVEDKDILLYLGLSDDANPIYLQHDYAARTPYQKPIVPHIMINGIVTSTVSMHLPGAGSSLVSQTLQYPKPLYHYGTLQLTLEIVKVDEKKHIVTVSVLGKDEDDITVVHGEMDVCPPYPFKPVTQDEGTFENF; encoded by the coding sequence ATGTTTACGAAAAAAAGGAAACTCGGTCGCGGGATATCGAACCTTCAAATAGGAGAAAAGGTAGAAATTACAAAAAAGGTTGAAGATAAAGACATTCTTTTATACTTAGGCCTTTCGGATGATGCGAATCCAATTTACCTCCAGCATGACTATGCTGCAAGGACGCCTTATCAAAAACCGATTGTGCCCCATATTATGATTAACGGAATTGTCACATCGACCGTTTCTATGCACTTACCAGGAGCAGGAAGCTCTCTCGTTAGCCAGACTTTGCAGTACCCGAAACCTCTGTATCACTATGGAACATTGCAACTTACACTTGAAATTGTAAAAGTGGATGAAAAGAAGCATATAGTGACGGTAAGTGTCCTTGGAAAAGATGAGGATGATATCACAGTCGTCCACGGGGAAATGGACGTTTGTCCGCCTTACCCGTTTAAACCGGTGACTCAAGACGAAGGAACATTTGAAAACTTTTAA
- the polA gene encoding DNA polymerase I produces the protein MNKLVLVDGNSVAYRAFFALPLLNTEKGIYTNAIYGFTTMILKILEEEKPSHMLVAFDAGKTTFRHETFKDYKGKREKTPPELSEQLPYMRELLDAFNIKHYEINNYEADDIIGTLSKKASKENWDVKIYSGDKDLLQLVDDNIHVAMMKKGITNLDTYDIKLINEKYGIKPMQIIDMKGLMGDSSDNIPGVPGVGEKTALKLLKVHKTVEGVYDGLDQVSGKKLKEKLEANKEQALMSKELATIMCDAPVEASYEDAVVGEHKKEKLVSLFKELEFNSLLNKVDGDREAEEVDIEDLDITYVSEVTKEMLDSPSSLVVEVLEENYHQGNILGVSVANKSGTYFIPTDVALNSKVFSEWAKNKESEKFIFDAKRAVVGLGWENVTLNGVAFDVQIASYLIDPASGSHDISDISRRKNSLLVQHDEDVYGKGKKRKIPEDDTLAQHICRKAAAILALREELDQELADNEQKELFYNLEMPLSVILGRMEMHGVSIDKEELQNMGSELEKKLAEIESIIHELAGMKFNINSPKQLGEVLFEKLNLPVVKKTKTGYSTSADVLEKLQDQHEVVEKILLYRQLGKLNSTYIEGLLKVIHKKTGKIHTIFNQSLTQTGRLSSTEPNLQNIPIRLEEGRKIRHAFVPEREGAVIFAADYSQIELRVLAHICQDDQLIEAFRGDMDIHTKTAMDVFHVEREEVTSNMRRTAKAVNFGIVYGISDYGLSQSLGITRKEAKGFIERYFESFPGVKDYMDNIIDEAREKGFVTTMLNRRRYLPEITSRNFNQRSFAERTAMNTPIQGSAADVIKKAMVDIAERMVEKELKSTLLLQVHDELIFEVVPEEVETMKALVPEVMESAISLDVPLKVDVSYGDTWYDAK, from the coding sequence TTGAACAAACTTGTTCTTGTAGATGGAAACAGTGTAGCTTATCGCGCATTCTTTGCTTTGCCGTTGTTAAATACAGAAAAAGGCATTTATACAAATGCAATATATGGCTTTACGACAATGATATTGAAAATATTAGAAGAAGAAAAACCTTCTCACATGTTAGTAGCATTTGACGCGGGAAAGACAACATTTCGTCACGAGACTTTTAAAGATTATAAAGGAAAGCGTGAGAAAACACCCCCTGAGCTTTCAGAACAGCTTCCTTATATGAGGGAGCTCCTTGATGCTTTTAACATTAAACATTACGAAATTAATAATTATGAAGCAGACGATATTATCGGGACGCTGTCAAAAAAAGCTTCAAAAGAAAACTGGGACGTCAAGATTTACTCTGGAGATAAAGACTTACTTCAGCTAGTCGATGATAATATTCATGTCGCGATGATGAAAAAAGGAATTACAAATTTAGATACATACGACATAAAACTAATTAATGAAAAATACGGTATTAAACCGATGCAAATTATTGACATGAAAGGGCTCATGGGAGATAGCTCAGATAACATCCCAGGTGTACCGGGAGTCGGAGAAAAAACGGCGCTCAAATTATTGAAGGTGCATAAAACGGTAGAAGGCGTTTATGACGGATTAGATCAGGTTTCGGGTAAAAAACTCAAAGAGAAGCTCGAAGCTAATAAGGAACAAGCATTGATGAGTAAAGAGCTGGCTACGATTATGTGCGACGCACCTGTAGAGGCTTCTTATGAAGATGCCGTTGTCGGAGAACACAAAAAAGAAAAACTTGTTTCCTTATTCAAAGAACTTGAGTTTAACTCCCTTTTAAACAAGGTCGATGGAGACCGCGAAGCAGAAGAGGTGGATATCGAGGATTTGGATATTACATACGTATCCGAGGTCACAAAGGAAATGCTTGATTCTCCGTCATCGTTAGTTGTTGAAGTATTAGAGGAAAATTATCATCAAGGTAATATCCTAGGCGTGTCTGTTGCCAATAAATCAGGAACTTACTTTATTCCAACTGACGTAGCTTTAAATAGTAAAGTTTTTTCTGAGTGGGCTAAAAATAAAGAAAGCGAAAAATTTATTTTTGATGCAAAACGAGCGGTTGTAGGGCTTGGTTGGGAAAATGTTACGCTTAATGGTGTAGCTTTCGATGTGCAAATAGCCTCCTACCTTATTGATCCTGCTTCTGGTTCGCATGATATAAGTGATATCTCCCGCAGAAAAAACAGTTTACTCGTCCAACATGATGAAGATGTGTATGGAAAAGGAAAAAAGCGTAAAATACCAGAAGATGATACACTTGCGCAGCACATATGCCGGAAAGCAGCTGCTATTTTAGCTTTACGTGAAGAATTAGATCAGGAACTTGCAGACAATGAACAAAAAGAACTCTTTTATAATCTGGAAATGCCATTATCCGTCATTTTAGGAAGAATGGAAATGCACGGTGTTTCTATTGATAAAGAGGAACTTCAAAACATGGGGTCTGAACTTGAAAAAAAATTAGCAGAAATCGAAAGTATAATCCATGAACTTGCAGGAATGAAATTTAATATCAACTCGCCAAAACAGCTAGGTGAAGTGTTGTTTGAAAAGCTGAACTTGCCTGTCGTAAAAAAGACAAAAACCGGCTACTCTACTTCAGCAGATGTTCTCGAAAAACTTCAGGACCAGCATGAAGTCGTGGAAAAAATTCTTCTTTACCGCCAGCTCGGTAAACTCAATTCGACTTACATTGAAGGTCTCTTAAAAGTCATTCACAAAAAGACAGGGAAAATTCACACGATTTTTAATCAGTCGTTAACACAAACCGGCCGATTAAGCTCGACAGAACCGAACCTGCAAAACATTCCGATCCGACTTGAAGAAGGACGGAAAATCCGGCATGCTTTTGTTCCGGAACGAGAAGGTGCTGTTATATTTGCAGCTGACTACTCGCAGATTGAACTAAGAGTGTTAGCACATATCTGTCAAGATGATCAGTTAATTGAAGCTTTCCGAGGGGATATGGATATACACACGAAAACTGCTATGGATGTGTTTCATGTAGAGCGAGAAGAAGTGACGAGCAACATGCGGCGAACTGCCAAAGCTGTAAACTTTGGCATTGTTTATGGGATTAGTGATTACGGGTTATCTCAAAGTTTAGGGATTACAAGAAAAGAAGCGAAAGGTTTTATTGAACGCTACTTTGAAAGTTTCCCTGGTGTTAAGGATTATATGGATAACATCATCGACGAGGCACGTGAGAAAGGGTTTGTAACAACGATGTTAAATCGTAGACGTTATCTACCGGAAATTACAAGCCGTAACTTTAACCAGCGTAGTTTTGCAGAACGTACGGCCATGAATACCCCCATCCAGGGTAGTGCTGCTGACGTCATCAAAAAAGCGATGGTCGATATTGCTGAGCGAATGGTAGAAAAAGAACTTAAATCGACGCTTCTTTTACAAGTACACGATGAGTTGATTTTTGAAGTTGTTCCAGAAGAAGTTGAGACGATGAAGGCTCTCGTACCTGAAGTGATGGAAAGTGCTATATCTCTTGACGTGCCGTTAAAAGTGGACGTATCCTACGGAGACACATGGTACGATGCGAAATAA
- the icd gene encoding NADP-dependent isocitrate dehydrogenase: MAERITVNNGVLNVPNNPVIPYIEGDGIGPDIWAAASHVIEAAVDKAYNGEKKIEWKEVLAGEKAHNKTGEWLPDETLDTIREYFIAIKGPLTTPIGGGIRSLNVALRQELDLYSCVRPVRWFEGVPSPVKRPQDTDMVIFRENSEDIYAGIEYEKGTDEAKKLVDFLREELGADKIRFPETSGIGIKPVSEEGTHRLVRAAIQYAIEEGRKSVTLVHKGNIMKYTEGAFKKWGYELAENEFGDKVFTWAEYDKIVEEKGREAADQAQSEAEAAGKIIVKDSIADIFLQQILTRPKEFDVVATMNLNGDYVSDALAAQVGGIGIAPGANINYDSGHAIFEATHGTAPKYAGLDKVNPSSVLLSGVLMLRHLNWNEAADMIEASMDKTIGSKVVTYDFARLMEGAKEVKCSEFAEELIKNL; encoded by the coding sequence ATGGCAGAACGTATTACAGTTAACAACGGGGTACTAAACGTACCTAACAACCCGGTTATTCCATACATCGAGGGAGATGGTATCGGGCCGGACATTTGGGCAGCAGCATCTCATGTTATTGAAGCAGCTGTAGACAAAGCATATAACGGCGAGAAGAAAATTGAGTGGAAAGAAGTATTAGCTGGGGAGAAAGCCCATAATAAAACTGGCGAGTGGCTTCCAGATGAAACTTTAGATACGATTCGTGAGTATTTCATAGCGATTAAAGGTCCACTAACAACACCAATTGGTGGCGGAATTCGTTCATTAAACGTAGCCCTTCGTCAAGAATTAGACTTATATTCTTGTGTTCGTCCTGTTCGCTGGTTTGAAGGTGTACCATCTCCAGTAAAGCGCCCACAAGATACAGATATGGTTATTTTCCGTGAGAATTCTGAAGATATCTATGCAGGTATTGAGTATGAAAAAGGAACAGATGAAGCGAAGAAGTTAGTAGACTTCCTTCGTGAAGAATTAGGTGCTGATAAGATTCGTTTCCCTGAAACTTCTGGAATCGGTATTAAGCCTGTTTCTGAAGAAGGGACTCATCGCCTTGTACGTGCGGCAATTCAGTATGCGATCGAGGAAGGCCGTAAGAGTGTAACGTTAGTACACAAAGGAAACATCATGAAGTATACAGAAGGTGCATTCAAGAAGTGGGGCTACGAGCTAGCTGAAAATGAGTTCGGAGATAAAGTTTTCACATGGGCAGAGTATGACAAAATTGTTGAAGAGAAAGGTCGCGAAGCAGCTGATCAAGCACAGTCTGAAGCAGAAGCTGCTGGTAAAATCATCGTAAAGGACTCAATTGCCGATATCTTCTTACAGCAAATCTTAACTCGTCCAAAAGAATTTGATGTTGTCGCGACAATGAACTTGAACGGAGACTACGTTTCTGATGCACTTGCAGCGCAAGTAGGCGGAATCGGAATTGCACCGGGAGCTAACATTAACTATGACAGTGGACATGCTATCTTTGAAGCAACACACGGTACAGCTCCTAAATATGCAGGATTAGATAAAGTTAACCCGTCATCTGTTCTGTTATCCGGTGTTCTTATGCTGCGCCACTTAAACTGGAATGAAGCGGCTGATATGATTGAAGCTTCTATGGATAAAACAATCGGAAGTAAAGTTGTTACTTATGACTTTGCTCGATTAATGGAAGGCGCTAAAGAAGTAAAATGTTCAGAGTTTGCTGAAGAACTAATTAAAAACCTTTAA
- the mdh gene encoding malate dehydrogenase: protein MTIKRRKITVVGGGFTGTTTALMAAQKELADVVLVDIPNNEDPTKGKALDMMEASPVQGFDSNIIGTSDYKDTEGSDIVVITAGLPRKPGMSRDDLVSTNADIMRKVTREIVKYSPDCYIIVLTNPVDTMTYTVFKESGFPKHRVFGQSGVLDTARFRTFVAQELNVSVEDVSGFVLGGHGDDMVPMLRYSYAGGIPLEKLISKDRLDAIVERTRKGGGEIVNLLGNGSAYYAPAASIVQMVEAVLKDKKRILPTIAYLEGEYGYKDMYLGVPTVIGGGGIEKILELDLTEEEKVQLQKSADSVNSVLGLVK, encoded by the coding sequence ATGACAATTAAACGTAGAAAAATTACAGTCGTTGGCGGTGGATTTACAGGAACTACAACAGCATTAATGGCCGCTCAAAAAGAATTAGCAGATGTCGTTCTCGTTGACATTCCTAATAATGAAGATCCAACTAAAGGGAAAGCGCTTGATATGATGGAAGCTTCCCCGGTCCAAGGTTTTGACTCTAACATTATCGGAACGTCTGATTACAAAGATACAGAAGGCTCTGACATCGTTGTTATTACAGCGGGACTTCCTCGTAAACCGGGGATGAGTCGTGACGATCTTGTAAGTACAAACGCTGATATTATGAGAAAAGTAACGAGAGAAATTGTAAAATATTCTCCTGATTGCTACATCATTGTTCTTACTAACCCAGTAGATACGATGACGTATACCGTATTTAAAGAGTCTGGCTTCCCTAAACACCGTGTATTCGGTCAATCTGGAGTTCTCGATACGGCGCGCTTCAGAACGTTCGTAGCCCAAGAGCTTAACGTCTCAGTAGAAGATGTTTCTGGCTTCGTTCTTGGCGGACACGGTGACGACATGGTACCAATGCTCCGTTACTCATACGCAGGCGGTATTCCACTAGAAAAATTAATTTCTAAAGACCGTCTTGATGCCATTGTTGAACGTACAAGAAAAGGCGGCGGTGAAATTGTAAACCTTCTTGGAAACGGAAGTGCTTACTATGCACCTGCAGCCTCTATTGTTCAAATGGTAGAAGCGGTTCTAAAGGACAAAAAACGTATCTTACCGACGATCGCTTACCTTGAAGGCGAATATGGTTATAAAGATATGTACTTAGGGGTACCGACAGTTATTGGCGGTGGCGGTATAGAAAAAATACTAGAGCTTGATTTAACTGAAGAGGAGAAAGTACAGTTACAAAAGTCTGCTGACTCCGTTAACAGTGTTTTAGGGCTTGTAAAGTAA
- a CDS encoding response regulator transcription factor yields the protein MPQKVLVVDDEESIVTLLQFNLEQAGFSVTTAMDGKAALEKGQHDDFDLIVLDIMLPEMDGLEVCKQLRQSKVMTPILMLTAKDDEFDKVLGLELGADDYLTKPFSPREVVARARAILRRTRGAQATALKQEKEVKKMTIGNVTIYPENYEVYLFSEALELTPKEFELLLYLVHHKGRVLTRDQLLNAVWNYEFVGDTRIVDVHISHLREKIEPLTKKPIYIKTIRGLGYKLEEPAINE from the coding sequence GTGCCACAAAAAGTACTTGTTGTAGACGATGAAGAATCTATAGTAACTCTGCTTCAGTTTAATTTGGAACAAGCAGGTTTTTCTGTGACAACAGCCATGGACGGAAAAGCAGCCTTGGAAAAAGGACAACATGATGATTTTGATTTGATCGTCCTTGATATTATGTTGCCTGAAATGGATGGTTTAGAAGTGTGTAAGCAGCTACGTCAGAGCAAGGTCATGACACCTATTCTCATGCTTACCGCTAAAGATGATGAATTTGATAAAGTGCTCGGGCTCGAATTAGGTGCAGATGATTACTTAACAAAACCTTTCAGTCCCCGTGAAGTTGTCGCTAGAGCAAGAGCCATTCTACGAAGAACTCGGGGAGCACAAGCCACCGCCCTTAAACAGGAAAAAGAAGTAAAGAAAATGACAATTGGGAATGTCACCATCTACCCAGAAAACTATGAGGTATATCTCTTTAGTGAAGCATTAGAACTGACACCAAAAGAGTTTGAGCTATTGCTTTATCTGGTTCACCATAAAGGACGTGTTTTAACACGGGATCAACTGCTAAACGCGGTTTGGAACTATGAATTCGTTGGGGATACACGCATAGTAGATGTACATATTAGCCATCTCCGTGAAAAGATCGAGCCACTTACAAAAAAACCGATTTATATTAAAACGATTAGAGGATTAGGTTATAAGCTGGAGGAGCCCGCCATAAATGAATAG
- the mutM gene encoding DNA-formamidopyrimidine glycosylase produces MPELPEVETVKRTLEQLIVGKTIEQVDVRWPKMIKRPDDANAFADLLKGETFQSIGRRGKFLLLYLDSWTLVSHLRMEGRYGLFQSGEEIDKHTHVLFQLVGDEELRYRDVRKFGTMHLFPRGEELKSLPLSQLGVEPFTEAFTPFHLMQKLKRTTRKVKPALLDQTILAGLGNIYVDEALFLAGIHPERRADSLSEEEAVKLHGSIVKTLKGAVEQGGSSIKSYVNGQGEMGMFQQQLFVYGRSGDECKQCGNEIIRTVVGGRGTHTCPNCQPLL; encoded by the coding sequence ATGCCTGAATTGCCAGAAGTAGAAACAGTCAAACGAACACTCGAACAACTCATCGTTGGTAAAACGATTGAACAAGTCGATGTACGTTGGCCAAAAATGATTAAGCGTCCTGATGATGCGAATGCTTTTGCAGACTTACTCAAAGGGGAGACGTTTCAGTCCATCGGCCGAAGAGGAAAGTTTTTATTGTTATATTTAGATTCATGGACTCTCGTTTCACATTTGAGGATGGAAGGACGTTACGGATTGTTCCAATCAGGCGAAGAAATTGATAAACATACACACGTCCTTTTTCAGCTCGTTGGAGATGAAGAGTTAAGGTATCGCGACGTTCGGAAATTCGGAACGATGCACCTGTTCCCAAGAGGAGAGGAGCTCAAAAGCCTCCCCCTCTCTCAGTTAGGTGTAGAGCCATTTACTGAAGCGTTCACTCCTTTTCACCTTATGCAAAAATTGAAGCGTACGACAAGGAAGGTTAAACCGGCCCTACTGGACCAAACGATCCTAGCAGGTCTTGGCAACATCTACGTTGATGAAGCTCTGTTTTTAGCCGGTATTCACCCTGAACGTCGGGCAGACTCGTTATCAGAAGAAGAAGCCGTTAAGCTTCACGGCAGCATCGTGAAAACGTTGAAGGGGGCTGTTGAACAAGGAGGATCCTCAATTAAATCCTATGTGAATGGACAAGGAGAAATGGGGATGTTTCAACAACAACTCTTCGTGTATGGAAGAAGCGGGGATGAATGTAAGCAGTGTGGTAATGAAATTATACGCACCGTGGTAGGGGGAAGAGGCACTCACACATGTCCCAACTGTCAGCCGCTTTTGTAA
- the citZ gene encoding citrate synthase, translated as MSTTKGLEGVVATTSSVSSIIDGVLTYYGYNIDDLADHASFEEVVYLLWNHKLPTKDELNSFQKELNGYASVPDEILQQLKTYPIDKVHPMAALRTAVSNLALFDDEADDTSKESNRRKAMKLQAQIPTIVTAFGRIREGKEPVAPKEGLSFAANFLYMLNGEEPDEISIKAFNKALVLHADHELNASTFTARVCVATLSDVYSGVTSAIGALKGPLHGGANERVMAMLSDIGDESKVDSYIQTAFDNKEKIMGFGHRVYKNGDPRAKHLREMSRQLTKITGESKWYDMSVRIDEIVTNEKGLLPNVDFYSASVYHSLGIKHDLFTPIFAVSRVSGWLAHILEQYDNNRLIRPRAEYVGPDKQDWIRLEDR; from the coding sequence ATGAGTACAACAAAAGGTTTAGAAGGTGTTGTCGCAACAACATCCAGCGTCAGTTCGATTATCGACGGAGTATTAACTTACTATGGATACAACATCGATGACCTTGCTGATCATGCAAGTTTTGAAGAGGTTGTCTATCTTCTTTGGAATCATAAACTTCCAACTAAAGATGAGTTGAATTCGTTCCAAAAGGAACTTAATGGTTATGCATCAGTTCCTGATGAAATATTGCAACAATTGAAAACGTATCCAATTGATAAAGTACATCCGATGGCGGCATTGCGTACTGCTGTATCTAATTTAGCTTTATTTGATGATGAAGCTGATGATACATCTAAAGAGTCAAATCGTAGAAAAGCGATGAAACTACAAGCGCAAATTCCAACTATCGTCACGGCATTCGGCCGAATTCGTGAAGGGAAAGAGCCGGTTGCACCAAAAGAAGGTCTAAGCTTTGCTGCTAATTTCTTGTACATGCTTAACGGTGAAGAGCCTGATGAAATATCCATCAAGGCATTCAACAAAGCTTTAGTGCTTCACGCGGACCACGAATTGAATGCGTCTACGTTTACAGCACGTGTATGTGTTGCCACTCTATCTGACGTATATTCTGGTGTTACTTCTGCGATAGGTGCATTAAAAGGACCATTACATGGGGGAGCAAACGAACGTGTAATGGCGATGCTTTCTGACATTGGTGATGAAAGTAAGGTAGATAGTTATATCCAAACAGCATTTGATAATAAAGAAAAAATTATGGGGTTCGGTCATAGGGTATATAAAAACGGCGATCCACGTGCGAAACACCTTAGAGAAATGTCTCGTCAGTTAACAAAAATTACAGGTGAATCTAAGTGGTATGATATGAGTGTCCGTATCGATGAAATCGTAACAAACGAAAAAGGTTTATTACCTAACGTCGATTTCTATTCCGCGTCGGTTTACCATAGTTTAGGCATTAAACATGATTTATTTACGCCGATATTTGCAGTTAGCAGGGTATCTGGCTGGCTTGCTCATATTCTTGAGCAATACGACAACAACCGCTTAATCCGTCCACGTGCTGAGTATGTAGGTCCGGATAAGCAAGACTGGATTCGTTTAGAAGATCGTTAA
- a CDS encoding DUF441 domain-containing protein, with product MLILLGIGLIAKNQSLIIAVVFLLILKWIGLGDKAFPFIQQKGIHIGVTIITIAVLVPIVTGQIGFKELTEATKSSYAWVALASGVFVAIIAASGVELLKDDPHITAALVFGTILAVAVFNGVAVGPLIGAGIAYMAMKIVSFFSSISG from the coding sequence ATGCTTATTTTATTAGGAATCGGGCTGATTGCAAAAAATCAGTCGCTAATTATTGCAGTCGTTTTTTTACTTATTTTAAAGTGGATAGGGTTAGGTGATAAAGCTTTTCCTTTTATTCAACAAAAAGGGATTCATATTGGTGTGACGATCATTACGATTGCAGTACTCGTTCCTATTGTGACGGGGCAAATTGGATTTAAAGAACTTACTGAAGCAACGAAATCCTCTTATGCATGGGTTGCGCTTGCTTCTGGAGTATTTGTTGCAATAATTGCAGCCAGTGGGGTAGAACTATTAAAAGATGACCCCCACATAACAGCTGCACTCGTATTTGGGACAATTTTAGCTGTGGCTGTATTTAACGGAGTTGCAGTAGGGCCATTAATCGGCGCCGGGATTGCGTATATGGCAATGAAAATTGTGTCATTTTTTAGCTCTATAAGTGGTTAA